The following coding sequences lie in one Maribacter forsetii DSM 18668 genomic window:
- a CDS encoding valine--tRNA ligase, protein MEIPSKYNPQATESQWYDYWMKNGYFHSEPDEREPYSIVIPPPNVTGILHMGHMLNNTIQDVLIRRARLLGKNACWVPGTDHASIATEAKVVAKLKEQGINKNDLTRDEFLKHAWDWTNEYGGIILEQLKKLGCSCDWDRTAFTMDQERYDSVIKVFIDLYNKGLIYRGYRMVNWDPEAQTTLSDEEVIYEEKQGLLYYLSYAIEGSDEKVTIATTRPETILGDTAICINPNDERFTHLKGKKVIVPICNRVIPIIEDEYVDVEFGTGCLKVTPAHDINDKALGEKHNLETIDIFNDNATLNSFGLHYEGKDRFVVRKEISKELEDLGILVKTETHINKVGTSERTKAVIEPKLSDQWFLKMEDLAKPALEAVMESGDVKLHPKKFENTYRHWMENVRDWNISRQLWWGQQIPAFYFGDGQEDFVVAANIADALKLAKDKSGNSDLKESDLRQDADVLDTWFSSWLWPMSVFGGIMEPDNEEINYYYPTNDLVTGPDILFFWVARMIVAGYEFRGEKPFENVYFTGLVRDKQRRKMSKSLGNSPDALKLIEDYGADGVRVGLLLSSAAGNDLMFDEDLCQQGKNFANKIWNGFRLVKGWEIADIPQPEASKLGLEWYESKLNKTLLEIEDHFSKFRISDALMSIYKLVWDDYSSSLLEIIKPAYQQPIDRTTFDKVIELFEQNLKLLHPFMPFLTEEVWQHIAKRDETEALVISKWPAVGKIDEELIAQFDFAAEVISGVRTIRKNKNIPMKESLELSVLNSENASNRWDVVISKLTNVSEISYLDEQLEGALTFRVKSNEYFVPMEGAIDIEAEIIKINEELKYTKGFLTSVQKKLSNERFVNNAPEKVIAIERKKLADAEAKIETLEKSLASLG, encoded by the coding sequence ATGGAAATTCCTTCAAAATATAATCCGCAGGCCACAGAATCACAATGGTATGATTACTGGATGAAAAACGGCTACTTTCACTCAGAACCAGATGAAAGAGAACCATATAGTATCGTTATACCACCACCAAACGTAACTGGTATTTTGCATATGGGGCATATGTTGAACAATACAATACAAGATGTACTCATAAGAAGAGCCCGTCTTTTAGGAAAAAATGCATGTTGGGTACCGGGAACGGATCATGCCTCTATTGCAACCGAGGCAAAGGTAGTTGCGAAATTAAAAGAGCAAGGCATCAATAAAAACGATCTTACCAGAGATGAGTTTTTAAAACATGCGTGGGATTGGACAAATGAATATGGCGGAATCATTTTAGAACAGTTGAAAAAACTGGGTTGTTCTTGTGATTGGGACCGTACTGCGTTCACCATGGATCAAGAGCGTTATGATAGTGTTATTAAGGTTTTTATTGATCTCTATAACAAAGGGCTAATATACCGTGGGTATAGAATGGTGAATTGGGATCCTGAAGCACAAACAACCTTGTCTGATGAAGAAGTTATCTATGAAGAAAAACAAGGTCTTTTATATTATTTGTCTTATGCCATAGAAGGGTCAGATGAGAAAGTAACCATTGCAACCACAAGACCGGAAACTATATTAGGAGATACCGCAATTTGCATTAATCCGAACGATGAGCGTTTTACACATCTAAAAGGTAAAAAAGTAATTGTTCCTATCTGTAATAGAGTAATTCCTATTATAGAAGATGAATATGTAGATGTGGAATTTGGTACAGGGTGTTTAAAAGTAACGCCTGCACATGATATCAACGATAAAGCATTAGGAGAAAAACATAACCTAGAAACTATCGATATTTTTAATGATAATGCAACCTTAAATAGTTTTGGATTGCATTATGAAGGTAAAGATCGTTTCGTAGTAAGAAAAGAGATTTCTAAAGAATTAGAAGATTTAGGTATTCTGGTTAAGACTGAGACCCATATTAATAAAGTAGGTACTTCAGAAAGAACCAAGGCTGTTATTGAACCTAAATTATCTGATCAATGGTTCCTGAAAATGGAAGATTTGGCAAAACCTGCTTTAGAAGCGGTGATGGAGAGTGGCGATGTAAAGTTGCATCCAAAGAAATTTGAAAACACATACCGTCATTGGATGGAAAATGTTCGTGATTGGAATATTTCTAGACAACTATGGTGGGGACAACAAATACCAGCATTTTATTTTGGTGACGGACAAGAAGATTTTGTTGTAGCGGCTAACATAGCAGATGCATTAAAACTTGCAAAAGATAAATCAGGTAATTCAGATTTAAAAGAAAGTGACTTAAGACAAGATGCCGATGTTTTAGATACGTGGTTTTCATCGTGGTTATGGCCAATGAGTGTATTTGGCGGTATTATGGAGCCAGATAATGAAGAGATAAACTATTACTACCCAACAAACGATTTAGTAACCGGACCGGATATTCTATTTTTCTGGGTAGCTAGAATGATTGTTGCAGGGTATGAGTTTAGAGGAGAGAAGCCTTTTGAAAATGTTTATTTCACCGGATTGGTAAGAGATAAGCAACGAAGAAAAATGTCAAAGTCATTGGGTAATTCACCAGATGCTTTAAAATTAATAGAGGATTATGGAGCTGACGGAGTTCGTGTAGGTCTTTTGTTAAGTTCAGCTGCAGGTAATGATTTAATGTTTGATGAAGATCTTTGTCAGCAAGGAAAAAACTTTGCTAATAAAATTTGGAACGGTTTCAGATTGGTGAAAGGATGGGAAATTGCAGATATTCCTCAACCAGAGGCTTCAAAACTTGGTTTAGAGTGGTATGAGTCAAAGTTGAATAAGACATTATTAGAGATTGAAGATCATTTTAGCAAGTTCCGTATTTCAGATGCTTTAATGTCAATATATAAGTTGGTTTGGGATGATTATAGTTCTTCTTTATTGGAGATTATTAAGCCTGCATATCAACAGCCTATTGATAGAACTACTTTTGATAAGGTAATAGAGTTGTTTGAGCAGAACCTTAAATTGTTGCATCCTTTTATGCCATTTTTGACCGAAGAAGTTTGGCAACATATTGCAAAAAGAGATGAAACTGAAGCTTTGGTCATATCAAAATGGCCAGCCGTTGGTAAAATTGATGAAGAGTTAATAGCTCAGTTCGATTTTGCTGCTGAGGTAATATCCGGTGTTAGAACTATAAGAAAGAATAAGAATATTCCAATGAAAGAATCATTGGAGCTATCAGTTCTAAATTCTGAAAATGCAAGTAACCGTTGGGATGTGGTAATTTCCAAACTTACCAATGTATCTGAAATCAGTTATTTAGATGAACAGTTAGAAGGTGCATTGACTTTTAGGGTAAAGAGTAACGAGTATTTTGTGCCTATGGAAGGTGCTATTGATATAGAGGCAGAAATCATTAAGATCAATGAAGAGCTAAAATATACTAAAGGCTTTTTAACATCAGTTCAAAAGAAACTTTCTAATGAACGATTTGTAAATAATGCTCCTGAAAAGGTCATAGCTATAGAACGCAAAAAATTGGCTGATGCCGAAGCTAAAATAGAAACATTGGAAAAAAGTTTAGCTAGTTTAGGCTAA
- a CDS encoding DUF1573 domain-containing protein: MMKKIVLVLFVGLLGFSLTAQDAAAKIEFKSETVDYGEIAKGSDGVRVFEFTNTGTAPLIVSKVSSSCGCTIPKKPEDPILPGKTGEIQVKYDTNRVGPIRKAITVISNADTPTKVLKIKGEVQATTGTK; this comes from the coding sequence ATGATGAAAAAAATAGTACTTGTATTATTTGTTGGCTTACTAGGTTTTAGTTTAACTGCACAGGACGCAGCTGCCAAAATAGAGTTTAAATCTGAAACTGTGGATTACGGCGAAATCGCTAAAGGATCTGACGGAGTAAGAGTTTTTGAATTTACAAACACAGGAACTGCACCACTTATAGTGAGTAAAGTTAGTTCTAGTTGTGGTTGTACCATTCCAAAAAAACCAGAAGATCCAATTTTACCAGGTAAAACAGGTGAAATTCAAGTGAAATATGATACCAATAGAGTTGGTCCTATCCGTAAAGCAATTACGGTTATTTCTAACGCTGACACTCCTACTAAGGTTTTAAAAATCAAAGGAGAAGTTCAAGCTACTACTGGTACCAAATAA
- a CDS encoding aspartyl protease family protein encodes MLRKYRILLILLSCCFSFSGIAQTYQLPAGKKFHKVKFQLINNLMVIPIDVNGTELSFVLDSGVGTPILFNLADQDSIQLNNVTEITINGLGEGDPINALKSTGNFVQLGNVKNTSQNIYVVMDAGVNFSPSLGVPVHGIIGYDLFRDFVVDINYVKHTIKFHDPELYRYKKSKNTRVVDMSVIRKKAYLDAFVMISKDEEIPVKMLLDTGSSDAVWLFEDERIQLPEKHYQDFLGKGLAGDIFGKRTKINHLKIADFVLSDAKAAFPDMETFTTISDFGGRNGSLGGEVIKRFNVVFDYRNEKLIMTKNANFGKLFQYNISGIDLQHAGMRYVSERITDSNGVLNSSAKTYGNVQIILQGATRLSLVPEIIVSGIRQGSPAHSAGLREGDVILAVNGKRIHRYKLQEIMHMLNFKKDKKIKVLVERYDSDLLFSFVLKPLFDEQ; translated from the coding sequence ATGTTACGTAAATATAGAATACTATTGATTCTTTTGTCATGTTGTTTTTCCTTTTCAGGAATAGCACAAACCTATCAATTACCTGCCGGAAAGAAATTTCATAAAGTAAAGTTTCAATTGATTAATAATCTCATGGTCATACCTATTGATGTCAATGGCACGGAGTTATCTTTTGTGTTAGATTCTGGTGTTGGTACACCAATTTTATTCAATTTGGCGGATCAAGATTCTATTCAATTAAATAATGTAACCGAAATTACAATTAATGGGCTAGGGGAAGGGGACCCGATCAATGCATTAAAATCTACCGGAAATTTTGTGCAGTTAGGTAATGTCAAGAATACTTCCCAAAACATTTATGTAGTAATGGATGCTGGTGTTAACTTTTCGCCAAGCCTTGGTGTGCCTGTGCATGGTATAATTGGATATGATCTATTTAGAGATTTTGTAGTTGATATAAACTATGTAAAGCATACCATAAAATTTCATGACCCTGAACTTTATAGGTACAAAAAATCTAAGAACACTAGGGTTGTAGATATGTCTGTCATTAGAAAGAAGGCATATTTAGATGCATTTGTTATGATAAGTAAGGATGAGGAAATACCTGTAAAAATGTTATTGGATACGGGAAGTAGCGATGCAGTATGGCTATTTGAAGATGAAAGAATTCAATTGCCCGAAAAGCATTATCAAGATTTTTTAGGAAAAGGGTTGGCAGGTGATATTTTTGGGAAGCGAACAAAAATAAATCATTTAAAGATTGCAGATTTTGTACTGAGTGATGCAAAGGCGGCTTTTCCTGATATGGAGACGTTCACTACAATTTCAGATTTTGGAGGTAGAAACGGAAGCTTGGGCGGTGAGGTGATAAAACGTTTTAATGTGGTATTCGATTATAGAAATGAAAAATTGATAATGACCAAGAATGCCAATTTCGGTAAACTATTTCAATATAATATTAGCGGAATTGATTTGCAACATGCGGGTATGCGTTATGTTTCAGAACGAATTACCGATTCAAACGGTGTGCTAAATAGCAGTGCCAAAACCTATGGAAATGTACAAATTATACTTCAGGGTGCTACAAGGTTAAGTTTGGTGCCAGAGATTATAGTTTCGGGTATACGCCAGGGGAGTCCGGCACATTCGGCGGGCTTACGAGAAGGCGATGTCATTCTGGCAGTGAACGGTAAGCGAATCCATCGATATAAATTACAAGAGATTATGCATATGCTTAATTTTAAAAAGGACAAAAAAATTAAGGTTTTGGTAGAAAGGTATGACAGCGACCTGCTCTTTAGTTTTGTCTTAAAACCTTTATTTGACGAACAGTAA